From the Xiphophorus maculatus strain JP 163 A chromosome 20, X_maculatus-5.0-male, whole genome shotgun sequence genome, one window contains:
- the gpd1 gene encoding glycerol-3-phosphate dehydrogenase [NAD(+)], cytoplasmic yields the protein MAAPKKVCVIGSGNWGSAIAKIIGANAAKYDKFDSIVNMWVFEEVVNGRKLSEIINTDHENVKYLPGHKLPHNVVAVPDLAETVKGADILIFVVPHQFIGKVCDTIKEHIKKDSIGMSLIKGVDAGPEGLKLISEVIREKLGITMTVLMGANLANEVADEKFCETTIGCKDKAYGPLLKELMQTNNFRVTVVEEADVVEICGALKNIVAVGAGFCDGLGFGDNTKAAVIRLGLMEMISFAKVFCSNCPVKPAIFLESCGVADLITTCYGGRNRKIGEAFAKTGKSLEQLEVELLNGQKPQGPGTAIEVNVILKQKNMVDRFPLFTAVYEICFNGQPVTEFIKCLQNHPEHM from the exons ATGGCAGCGCCAAAGAAAGTCTGTGTGATCGGCTCCGGTAACTG GGGCTCTGCCATTGCCAAGATCATTGGAGCCAACGCAGCCAAATATGACAAGTTTGACTCCATAGTGAACATGTGGGTGTTTGAGGAGGTGGTGAACGGCCGAAAGCTTTCAGAAATCATCAACACGGACCATGAAAATGTGAAGTACCTGCCTGGTCATAAGCTGCCTCATAATGTG GTGGCCGTTCCAGACTTGGCTGAAACTGTGAAAGGAGCCGATATCCTGATTTTTGTGGTTCCTCACCAGTTCATTGGAAAAGTGTGCGACACCATCAAAGAGCACATAAAAAAGGATTCTATTGGAATGTCTCTCATCAAG ggTGTAGACGCAGGCCCAGAGGGTCTGAAGCTCATCTCTGAGGTCATCCGGGAGAAACTCGGCATCACCATGACGGTCCTCATGGGTGCAAACCTCGCTAATGAGGTTGCTGATGAGAAGTTCTGTGAAACAACTATTG GGTGCAAAGACAAAGCATACGGACCACTGCTGAAGGAGCTGATGCAGACCAACAACTTCCGTGTGACTGTGGTGGAAGAGGCTGATGTGGTGGAGATCTGTGGTGCACTCAAG AACATCGTGGCAGTAGGAGCGGGTTTCTGTGACGGCCTCGGGTTCGGCGACAACACCAAAGCTGCAGTGATCCGCCTCGGCCTGATGGAGATGATCTCCTTCGCAAAGGTCTTCTGCTCAAACTGCCCCGTCAAGCCTGCCATCTTCCTGGAGAGCTGCGGCGTCGCTGACCTCATCACCACCTGCTACGGGGGGCGCAATCGAAAGATCGGAGAGGCGTTTGCAAAAACGGGAAAA AGCTTGGAGCAGCTGGAGGTTGAGCTGCTGAACGGCCAGAAGCCTCAAGGTCCAGGAACAGCCATTGAAGTTAATGTAATATTGAAACAGAAGAACATGGTGGACAG GTTTCCTCTTTTCACTGCTGTATATGAGATCTGCTTCAATGGCCAGCCAGTCACAGAGTTCATCAAGTGTTTGCAAAACCACCCTGAGCACATGTGA